Part of the Woronichinia naegeliana WA131 genome, ATGAGGATTTGGTTCAAGTGGGTTGTTTGGGATTAATTCGGGCGATTGAACGCTTTGATCTAGATAAGGGTCATGCATTTAGTTCCTTTGCTGTTCCCTATATTCGAGGAGAAATTCAGCACTATTTAAGGGATAAAGGTTACTGTGTCCGTATTCCTCGGCGTTGGCTAGAGATTGGTCAGCAAGCGACCTTAGAACAACAGGCCTTTCAAAGCCGTTTTAATCGTCAACCGAGTGATTTGGAGTTGGTAGAGAAGTTAGAGATTTCCCTGACGGAGTGGCAAGACATTAAGTTAGCTTGGCAGAATCGAGAACCCCTCAGTTTAGATGCCCGTGTTAATAGTGAGGAGGATGGGACAGGCAATTTAGGCGATTGTTTATGCGAAAGTGAATACCGTAGCTTTCAATTGAGTTCCGAAGATCAAATTCGTTTGAACCAAGCTCTGTCTCTGCTAGAAGATCGGACACGCCATATTTTAGAATTTATTTTTCTGCACGATTTAACCCAACGGGAAACGGCTGATCAACTGGGAATTAGTGTGATTACAGTGTCTCGTCGTCTCAAAAAAGGGGTGAGTATCTTGAAACAATCCTTGATGACAGAAATCTTTTAACTAGAGGGATCTGCCTTTGCTATAGTGGTTACTACCCCAGTTCTATTGGGGCGATCGCCGACGAATGGCTAGGAGCAAAGGATGTTTGGATTAGGATGGCCAGAAGTGATTGTGATTCTGGTGGCAATGGCATTGATCTTTGGCCCAAGAAAAATTCCTGAGATTGGGGCAGCCTTTGGGAAAACGTTGCGGGGATTTAAGGAAGAAGTGAGTTCTCCAACAGAGGATTCTTCCCGCAATTCAGATTAATT contains:
- the tatA gene encoding twin-arginine translocase TatA/TatE family subunit; its protein translation is MFGLGWPEVIVILVAMALIFGPRKIPEIGAAFGKTLRGFKEEVSSPTEDSSRNSD
- a CDS encoding RNA polymerase sigma factor SigF, whose translation is MPTTAKESLKIETLTLFRAYRESKTTHLRNRIMELNIGLVRKEAHHWEKQFVEGYEDLVQVGCLGLIRAIERFDLDKGHAFSSFAVPYIRGEIQHYLRDKGYCVRIPRRWLEIGQQATLEQQAFQSRFNRQPSDLELVEKLEISLTEWQDIKLAWQNREPLSLDARVNSEEDGTGNLGDCLCESEYRSFQLSSEDQIRLNQALSLLEDRTRHILEFIFLHDLTQRETADQLGISVITVSRRLKKGVSILKQSLMTEIF